A genomic segment from Bosea sp. OAE506 encodes:
- a CDS encoding trypsin-like peptidase domain-containing protein: MTTQTTPSRSILKRGALLAGAATLGIGLAAGIADGALKFDHPAFAQPIQLSGVQTQLPSFADMVEKVKPAVVSVRVKQTIDAADDGQGSLDDLPPGLRRFFEQQAPRGAAPSRPQPRQGMSQGSGFFISQDGYVVTNNHVVDKASEVQLVTDDGKTLNAKVIGTDPRTDLALLKVTEGGSFPFVQLAAGKPRIGDWVLAVGNPFGLGGTVTAGIVSAQGRDIGSGPYDDFLQIDAAVNRGNSGGPTFNQKGEVVGVNTAIYSPSGGNVGIAFAVPASTVEQVVTALKKDGTVARGFIGVQIQPVTAEVAEAIGLKEPHGALVAAAERNGPAAKAGIKRGDTIVSVDGVAIKDARELSRKIATYAPGSKVKLSVWRDGKERDLSFEVGKQPAA; the protein is encoded by the coding sequence AAGTTCGACCATCCCGCCTTCGCCCAGCCGATCCAGCTCTCGGGCGTCCAGACCCAGCTTCCCTCCTTCGCCGACATGGTCGAGAAGGTGAAGCCCGCCGTCGTCTCCGTCCGCGTCAAGCAGACGATTGACGCTGCCGATGACGGCCAGGGCAGCCTGGACGACCTGCCGCCCGGCCTGCGTCGCTTCTTCGAGCAGCAGGCGCCGCGCGGCGCGGCCCCCAGCCGTCCGCAGCCGCGCCAGGGCATGTCGCAGGGCTCGGGCTTCTTCATCAGCCAGGACGGCTATGTCGTCACCAACAACCACGTCGTCGACAAGGCGTCCGAGGTCCAGCTCGTCACCGATGACGGCAAGACCCTGAACGCCAAGGTCATCGGCACCGATCCGCGCACCGACCTAGCACTGCTTAAGGTCACCGAGGGCGGCAGCTTCCCCTTCGTCCAGCTGGCGGCCGGCAAGCCGCGCATCGGCGACTGGGTGCTTGCGGTCGGCAACCCCTTCGGTCTCGGCGGCACGGTCACGGCCGGCATCGTCTCGGCCCAGGGCCGCGATATCGGCTCGGGCCCCTATGACGACTTCCTGCAGATCGATGCGGCGGTGAACCGCGGCAACTCCGGCGGCCCGACCTTCAACCAGAAGGGTGAGGTCGTCGGCGTCAACACCGCCATCTACTCGCCCTCGGGCGGCAATGTCGGCATCGCCTTCGCCGTCCCCGCCTCGACTGTGGAGCAGGTCGTCACCGCCCTCAAGAAGGACGGCACGGTGGCGCGCGGCTTCATCGGCGTGCAAATCCAGCCGGTGACGGCCGAGGTCGCGGAGGCGATCGGGCTGAAGGAGCCCCACGGCGCCCTGGTCGCCGCCGCCGAGCGCAATGGGCCCGCCGCCAAGGCTGGCATCAAGCGCGGCGACACGATCGTCTCGGTCGACGGCGTGGCGATCAAGGATGCCCGCGAGCTCTCGCGCAAGATCGCGACCTATGCCCCGGGCTCCAAGGTGAAGCTCTCCGTCTGGCGCGACGGCAAGGAGCGCGACCTCTCCTTCGAGGTCGGCAAGCAGCCGGCGGCCTGA